A genomic stretch from Sphaerodactylus townsendi isolate TG3544 linkage group LG15, MPM_Stown_v2.3, whole genome shotgun sequence includes:
- the LOC125444331 gene encoding uncharacterized protein LOC125444331 yields MVSLLDSDGKLRIHGIQEDVENVLKTIHAKIEEYQAEWVEVMAQYEKVPHIFIEEFLAHGVLPADPSASSEILAGNPAAVVFRGTRQNVVELERRFKDLLGCFQVLPVSLTDLQSRFVKARWGSLFHKNFFWEQGVAALLEISGDVQVSGLDLGTVKKAEGLLSKHVCEKTLEIPEEVKWATESEEWQNLLHRLKSHQEVALYNTSSSLVFMVGICPHITQAEQSMKEYLEDHSQVEESLNVARPKLALAGENLLHIMDWDHLEVKIRVQPHSQILSLKVSGIQKLVQKAVQVIKTDLDSLVLGKVPLNKVALGEYFSGAGADALNQMAPKCVARLEIRKRPGRGDEVASNNGHKNQGLAETCWAVIFVVGRKSDVSLFKQEVAKFLAKFYEETVCSSEIPTFSNEVLRDLSKNIPHQFPVAVRHPRETAVQVCGSRKDVDNFLEAIYAKIKEATQAKIQKDNGDWLESKLLHNTIRWHYRTDAGWSAFDAATNCQLEKAYQKKKTNTKLQWEGKEFQINWLKSEAFMPSCGVTYKLWREVCLWDKNITPHWEAMDQCLVKKVELQRSSEEYQDIVKNFNRMGNSFKILKVERIQNRYLWVSYCWKRSWMEKKNPERVQNERILYHGMPPENCRSIQEFGFKSACRKGSRYGQGIYFAEDAARAALYTKLNSCGHRLMFQSRVLTGEYTCGKETMAFPPMKPGERGCYDSLVDAPSKPAIFVIFFDDYAYPEYLITFRESPP; encoded by the exons ATGGTTTCGCTGCTGGATTCT GACGGCAAGCTTCGGATCCACGGTATCCAGGAAGACGTGGAGAACGTTCTGAAGACCATTCACGCCAAGATTGAGGAATACCAGGCGGAGTGGGTAGAAGTTATGGCTCAGTATGAGAAAGTGCCTCACATCTTTATTGAAGAGTTCTTGGCTCACGGGGTGCTCCCAGCCGATCCTTCTGCGAGCTCTGAAATCCTGGCTGGGAATCCGGCAGCCGTCGTTTTCAGGGGGACTCGTCAAAACGTGGTAGAGCTGGAGAGGCGTTTTAAAGATCTGCTCGGCTGCTTCCAGGTTCTGCCGGTCTCTCTCACAGACCTCCAGTCGCGGTTTGTCAAGGCACGATGGGGCAGCCTGTTCCACAAGAACTTCTTCTGGGAGCAGGGCGTGGCTGCCCTGTTGGAGATCTCCGGAGATGTCCAGGTTTCTGGTCTAGACTTGGGTACGGTGAAGAAAGCGGAAGGGCTTCTTTCAAAGCATGTGTGTGAGAAGACATTGGAGATACCTGAAGAAGTGAAATGGGCCACTGAGTCTGAAGAATGGCAGAATTTACTGCACAGGTTGAAGTCCCACCAGGAAGTAGCTCTTTATAATACCTCGTCCAGTCTGGTGTTTATGGTTGGCATCTGTCCCCATATCACTCAAGCAGAGCAATCAATGAAGGAGTACCTGGAAGACCATTCTCAAGTGGAGGAAAGCTTGAATGTGGCCAGGCCCAAATTGGCTTTAGCCGGGGAGAATCTCCTCCACATAATGGACTGGGATCATCTCGAAGTGAAAATCCGGGTCCAGCCACACAGCCAGATCTTATCCCTGAAAGTGAGCGGTATTCAGAAATTGGTGCAGAAAGCTGTACAGGTCATCAAGACGGACTTGGATTCCCTTGTGCTTGGTAAGGTGCCGCTGAACAAGGTGGCTCTTGGGGAATACTTCTCTGGGGCTGGAGCAGACGCTCTGAATCAAATGGCCCCAAAGTGTGTTGCGAGGCTGGAAATTCGGAAGCGTCCCGGCCGGGGTGATGAAGTTGCCAGTAACAATGGACATAAGAACCAA GGTTTGGCTGAGACCTGCTGGGCTGTGATATTTGTGGTGGGCAGGAAGAGTGACGTGAGCTTGTTCAAGCAAGAAGTGGCCAAGTTCCTGGCCAAGTTCTACGAAGAAACCGTCTGCAGCTCAGAGATACCGACTTTCAGCAATGAAGTCCTCCGTGATCTCTCGAAGAACATACCGCACCAGTTTCCGGTGGCCGTCCGTCACCCGAGAGAGACAGCGGTCCAGGTTTGTGGTTCTCGAAAAGATGTCGACAATTTTCTGGAAGCCATTTATGCTAAGATCAAGGAAGCCACTCAGGCAAAGATCCAGAAGGACAACGGTGACTGGCTGGAGTCCAAGTTGTTGCACAACACGATCCGGTGGCACTACAGGACTGACGCTGGATGGTCCGCCTTTGACGCAGCAACCAACTGCCAGCTGGAGAAGGCCtatcagaagaagaaaacaaatacaaagttgcagtgggagggaaaggaattccAGATAAACTGGCTGAAAAGCGAAGCCTTCATGCCAAGCTGTGGAGTCACCTACAAATTGTGGAGGGAAGTTTGCTTATGGG ACAAGAATATCACCCCACACTGGGAAGCTATGGATCAGTGTCTGGTAAAGAAAGTAGAACTCCAGAGAAGTTCAGAAGAATATCAGGACATCGTAAAGAATTTCAATCGGATGGGCAACAGCTTTAAAATCCTAAAA GTGGAAAGGATCCAGAATCGCTACCTGTGGGTATCCTACTGCTGGAAACGCAGCTGGATGGAGAAGAAGAACCCAGAAAGGGTACAGAACGAGCGCATCCTCTATCATGGGATGCCACCAGAGAACTGCCGTTCCATTCAAGAGTTTGGCTTCAAGAGTGCCTGCAGGAAGG GGAGTCGCTATGGCCAGGGCATTTATTTTGCCGAGGATGCTGCGCGTGCGGCTTTGTACACGAAACTCAATTCCTGTGGACACCGGCTCATGTTCCAGTCACGGGTCCTGACTGGGGAGTACACGTGTGGAAAAGAAACGATGGCCTTCCCACCCATGAAGCCAGGGGAAAGAGGCTGCTATGACAGTTTAGTGGACGCTCCCAGCAAGCCAGCGATCTTTGTGATTTTTTTCGATGACTACGCCTACCCCGAATACCTGATCACTTTCCGTGAGTCGCCACCCTGA